ATATTTAATCTCAGCGTCATCTAACACCACTAATTCCACTACCGCAGCATGAAGCTGATTAGTATCAAACATTGGCGCAGTACAGCCTTCAAGATAGCTAACGGATGCACCCTCTTCAGCCACAATTAAAGTACGCTCAAACTGCCCTGTATCACCATCATTAATCCGAAAATAGGTTGATAGTTCCATAGGACAGGTTACGCCTTTAGGAATAAACACAAATGAACCATCGCTAAATACAGCTGAATTTAAGGCCGCAAAGTAATTATCGCCTACTGGAACAACGCTGCCTAAGTACTTGCGCACTAGTTCGGGATACTCTTCTAAAGCCTCGGAAATTGAGCAAAAAATTACGCCATCTTCGGCTAACTTCTCTTTAAAAGTAGTGCCGATCGAAACGCTATCAAAAATAGCATCCACTGCTACGTTACTTAATCTTTTTTGTTCGGATAAAGGAATACCCAGCTTATCAAAAGTCTCTAGTAATGCTGGATCGACTTCATCTAAACTACCTTTCTTTTCTAGTTTTTTCTTGGGCGCGGAATAATAAACGATGTTCTGATAATCGATCGCCGGATATTGTACATGAGGCCAATCTGGTTCGCTCATCTTGAGCCATTGACGATAGGCTTTGAGACGAAACTCTAGCATAAATTCTGGCTCGTTTTTCTTAGCTGAAATTAGGCGAACGACATCTTCGCTCAAGCCACGAGGAATTTGTTCAGTCTCAATGTCGGTAACAAAACCATATTTGTAAGGCTGATTGACTAAAGTTTTGACGTTGGCACTCATAATAGGCAATTAATATAGATTATGTTTTGGCAAATGTCTTACAATTTTGTTCGGCAGTAACCAGAGAATCTAGTCAATGCTTAGGTAAAATTAGTTTAAGAGTATTTTGAGGAAATCTTATTTTGAGTTTAACAATAAATTTGTTGTTTAAGTATATTGTAAGTTACATTAG
The sequence above is a segment of the Coleofasciculaceae cyanobacterium genome. Coding sequences within it:
- the sufB gene encoding Fe-S cluster assembly protein SufB, with amino-acid sequence MSANVKTLVNQPYKYGFVTDIETEQIPRGLSEDVVRLISAKKNEPEFMLEFRLKAYRQWLKMSEPDWPHVQYPAIDYQNIVYYSAPKKKLEKKGSLDEVDPALLETFDKLGIPLSEQKRLSNVAVDAIFDSVSIGTTFKEKLAEDGVIFCSISEALEEYPELVRKYLGSVVPVGDNYFAALNSAVFSDGSFVFIPKGVTCPMELSTYFRINDGDTGQFERTLIVAEEGASVSYLEGCTAPMFDTNQLHAAVVELVVLDDAEIKYSTVQNWFAGDENGKGGIYNFVTKRGLCKGVNSKISWTQVETGSAITWKYPSCVLVGDNSIGEFYSIALTNNKQQADTGTKMIHVGKNTRSTIISKGISAGNSQGSYRGLVKIGNNATGARNYSQCDSMLIGDNAEANTFPYIQVSNNTAKVEHEASTAKIGEEQLFYFAQRGISEEDAVSMLVSGFCKDVLNELPMEFAAEADKLLSLKLEGTVG